In Streptomyces sp. TS71-3, the following proteins share a genomic window:
- a CDS encoding MsnO8 family LLM class oxidoreductase, which yields MSSLIAATRFSVLDRSRVREGYGEARALRDTVRLAVRVERLGFHRFWVSEHHGVPGVAGSAPTVLAAAVAAATRSIRVGTGGVMLPNHRSYVVAEQFGVLESLFPGRIDMGLGRSVGFTDGVRRALGRGKDDADDFAGQLAELLGWFRGDSPTQAAERRRRIPLRAVAGDGRAHARPAEGLRVPAFVLATGEGADIAAGAGLPLVIGDIRGRERMLRAIDRYRQAFRPSPWAAEPYVVVSGTVAVAATEEAAYRLLIPEAWSGAHSRTHGTFPPLPPAEAALDRPMTDRERELYASALQGHVHGTEEQVADALEELIKDSGAQEVLVTTSTHDRVALLDSYTRLARIAGLTPGRTS from the coding sequence GTGAGTTCCCTCATCGCCGCCACCCGATTCTCCGTGCTGGACCGCTCGCGGGTCCGCGAGGGGTACGGCGAGGCCCGCGCACTGCGGGACACCGTGCGCCTCGCGGTCCGCGTCGAGCGGCTCGGCTTCCACCGGTTCTGGGTCTCCGAGCACCATGGAGTACCCGGAGTGGCGGGCTCAGCACCGACCGTGCTGGCGGCGGCCGTGGCCGCCGCCACGCGGTCGATCCGGGTGGGCACGGGCGGCGTGATGCTCCCGAACCACCGCTCGTACGTCGTCGCCGAGCAGTTCGGCGTGCTGGAGTCGCTCTTCCCGGGCCGGATCGACATGGGCCTCGGGCGCTCGGTGGGCTTCACCGACGGGGTGCGCAGGGCGCTGGGCCGCGGCAAGGACGACGCGGACGACTTCGCCGGCCAGCTCGCCGAGCTGCTGGGCTGGTTCCGCGGCGACTCCCCGACTCAAGCGGCAGAGCGCCGAAGGCGCATTCCTTTGAGGGCGGTGGCGGGTGACGGGCGGGCCCATGCCCGGCCCGCCGAGGGCCTGCGGGTGCCCGCGTTCGTGCTGGCCACCGGCGAGGGCGCGGACATCGCGGCCGGGGCCGGGCTGCCGCTGGTGATCGGTGACATCAGGGGCCGGGAGCGGATGCTGCGCGCCATCGACCGCTACCGGCAGGCGTTCCGGCCCTCGCCCTGGGCGGCGGAGCCGTACGTCGTGGTGTCCGGCACCGTCGCGGTCGCCGCGACCGAGGAGGCGGCGTACCGCCTGCTGATCCCGGAGGCCTGGTCAGGGGCCCACTCCCGCACCCACGGCACGTTCCCGCCGCTCCCGCCCGCCGAGGCGGCCTTGGACCGCCCCATGACGGACAGGGAGCGCGAGCTCTACGCGTCGGCGCTGCAGGGCCACGTGCACGGCACGGAGGAGCAGGTCGCCGACGCGCTCGAAGAGCTGATCAAGGACAGCGGCGCCCAGGAGGTGCT
- a CDS encoding dodecin: MSHHTYRVTEIVGTSHEGFDQAIRNGIQRASRTVRNLDWFEVTEVRGQIEEGQIEHYQVGLKLGFRLEEDGDR; the protein is encoded by the coding sequence ATGTCCCATCACACCTACCGGGTCACCGAGATCGTCGGTACCTCCCACGAAGGGTTCGACCAGGCCATCCGCAACGGCATCCAGCGGGCCTCGCGCACCGTCCGCAACCTCGACTGGTTCGAGGTGACCGAGGTGCGCGGGCAGATCGAGGAGGGACAGATCGAGCACTACCAGGTCGGCCTCAAGCTCGGCTTCCGGCTGGAGGAGGACGGCGACCGCTGA
- the egtD gene encoding L-histidine N(alpha)-methyltransferase, translating into MSPFRVTRTLPEDATGAALRADVRSGLTRTPKTLPPKWFYDARGSALFEEITALPEYYPTRAEREILRDRATEIAAATGARTLVELGSGSSEKTRHLLDALTGLHTYVPVDVSESALVLAGEALLEERPELDVHALIADFTQGLALPETPGPRLVAFLGGTIGNLLPAERAAFLTAVRALMVPGDALLLGTDLVKDEQVLVAAYDDAAGVTSAFNKNVLAVVNRELAADFHPDMFIHVAVWDPEEEWIEMRLRSRTAQTVKIRALDLAVDFAAGEDLRTEVSAKFRPDGVRAELAAAGLARTHWWTDAKGRFALSLSTAV; encoded by the coding sequence ATGAGCCCGTTCCGCGTGACCCGCACGCTGCCCGAGGACGCCACCGGCGCCGCACTGCGCGCCGACGTCCGAAGCGGCCTCACCCGAACGCCCAAGACCCTGCCCCCCAAGTGGTTCTACGACGCGCGCGGCAGCGCCCTGTTCGAGGAGATCACGGCGCTGCCCGAGTACTACCCGACCCGCGCGGAGCGCGAGATCCTGCGCGACCGCGCCACGGAGATCGCCGCCGCCACCGGTGCGCGCACCCTGGTGGAGCTGGGCTCCGGTTCCTCCGAGAAGACCCGGCACCTGCTGGACGCGCTCACCGGCCTGCACACGTACGTCCCCGTGGACGTGAGCGAGAGCGCGCTCGTCCTGGCGGGCGAGGCGCTGCTCGAGGAGCGCCCGGAACTCGACGTGCACGCGCTGATCGCCGACTTCACGCAGGGCCTCGCCCTGCCCGAGACGCCGGGGCCACGGCTGGTGGCGTTCCTCGGCGGCACCATCGGCAATCTTCTGCCCGCCGAGCGGGCGGCGTTCCTCACGGCGGTGCGGGCGCTCATGGTTCCCGGGGACGCGCTGCTGCTCGGCACCGACCTGGTGAAGGACGAGCAGGTGCTGGTCGCCGCCTACGACGACGCGGCCGGGGTCACGTCGGCCTTCAACAAGAACGTGCTCGCTGTCGTCAACCGCGAACTGGCGGCCGATTTCCACCCGGACATGTTCATCCACGTGGCCGTGTGGGACCCGGAGGAGGAGTGGATCGAGATGCGGCTGCGCTCACGCACCGCCCAGACGGTGAAGATCCGGGCGCTCGACCTCGCCGTCGACTTCGCGGCGGGCGAGGACCTGCGCACGGAGGTGTCCGCCAAGTTCCGCCCGGACGGCGTGCGCGCCGAGCTGGCCGCCGCCGGCCTGGCCCGCACCCACTGGTGGACGGATGCCAAGGGGCGCTTCGCGCTCTCGCTGAGCACGGCCGTGTGA
- the egtC gene encoding ergothioneine biosynthesis protein EgtC, with protein sequence MCRHLAYLGPSVPFGEVVLAPPHSLMRQSWAPRRQEHGTVNADGFGIGWYAEGDPVPARYRRFGPIWADQSVVDLARVVRTGALLAAVRDATLSGADGEAAAAPFADGPWLFSHTGAVGGWPGSLAPLAAGLPPAALLELAARSDSALIWALVLHRLRHGDYRDRAGQALADTVQEVARAAPGSRLNLLLTNGSAIMATSWGDALWYRTGPGPRVVVASEPYDDEPGWQPVPERSLLVATPTEVELSPLKEVAA encoded by the coding sequence ATGTGCCGCCACCTGGCCTATCTGGGGCCCTCGGTGCCGTTCGGCGAGGTGGTCCTCGCCCCGCCGCACAGCCTCATGCGGCAGTCGTGGGCGCCGCGCCGGCAGGAGCACGGCACGGTCAACGCCGACGGCTTCGGGATCGGCTGGTACGCCGAGGGCGATCCGGTGCCCGCCCGGTACCGCAGGTTCGGGCCGATCTGGGCCGACCAGTCGGTCGTGGACCTCGCCCGGGTGGTGCGCACCGGAGCGCTGCTCGCGGCCGTTCGCGACGCCACGCTCTCCGGCGCGGACGGGGAGGCCGCCGCCGCCCCGTTCGCCGACGGGCCCTGGCTGTTCAGCCACACGGGTGCCGTCGGCGGCTGGCCGGGCTCGCTCGCGCCGCTCGCCGCCGGCCTGCCGCCAGCCGCCCTGCTGGAGCTGGCGGCGCGCAGCGACTCCGCCCTGATCTGGGCGCTGGTGCTGCACCGGCTGCGGCACGGCGACTACCGCGACCGCGCCGGGCAGGCGCTCGCGGACACGGTGCAGGAGGTCGCCCGGGCCGCCCCCGGGTCCCGTCTCAACCTGCTGCTGACCAACGGTTCGGCGATCATGGCGACATCGTGGGGTGACGCCCTGTGGTACCGCACCGGTCCCGGCCCCCGGGTCGTCGTGGCCTCCGAGCCGTACGACGACGAACCCGGGTGGCAGCCGGTGCCGGAGCGGTCCCTGCTGGTGGCCACCCCCACGGAAGTCGAGCTGAGCCCCCTCAAGGAGGTCGCGGCATGA
- the egtB gene encoding ergothioneine biosynthesis protein EgtB — protein sequence MTDPTAPTADPDALRGRALAALLAARERTALLTECVDEADLTAQHSPLMSPLVWDLAHIGNQEELWLLRAVAGRDAMRPEIDPLYDAFEHPRSERPTLPLLAPGEARSYAAEVRGRALDLLERIEFRGTPLTHDGFAFGMIAQHEQQHDETMLITHQLRKGPAALSAPDPEPSGFAGPAEVLVPGGPFTMGTSTEPWALDNERPAHRRLVPPFFIDTVPVTNGAYQLFISDGGYEEQRWWTPEGWAYIREHGVTAPLFWRQEGGMWLRRRFGVTEPVPPDEPVLHVSWYEADAYARWAGRRLPSETEWEKAARHDPVTGRTMRFPWGDADPRPEHANLGQRHLRPAPAGSYPAGESPLGVRQLIGDVWEWTSSDFLPYPGFVTFPYKEYSEVFFGPDYKVLRGGSFAVGEVACRGTFRNWDYPIRRQIFSGFRTARDATPAERSQGAL from the coding sequence ATGACCGATCCAACCGCCCCCACGGCCGACCCGGACGCGCTGCGCGGGCGCGCCCTCGCGGCCCTGCTCGCGGCCCGCGAGCGCACGGCACTGCTCACCGAGTGCGTCGACGAGGCGGACCTGACGGCACAGCACTCACCGCTGATGTCACCGCTGGTGTGGGACCTCGCGCACATCGGCAACCAGGAGGAGCTGTGGCTGCTGCGCGCGGTGGCCGGCCGTGACGCGATGCGCCCGGAGATCGACCCGCTCTACGACGCGTTCGAGCACCCGCGCTCCGAGCGGCCCACGCTGCCGCTGCTGGCCCCCGGCGAGGCCCGCAGCTACGCGGCCGAGGTGCGCGGCAGGGCGCTCGACCTGCTGGAGCGCATCGAGTTCCGCGGCACCCCGCTCACCCACGACGGCTTCGCCTTCGGCATGATCGCGCAGCACGAGCAGCAGCACGACGAGACCATGCTCATCACGCACCAGCTCCGCAAGGGCCCCGCGGCCCTCAGTGCCCCCGATCCTGAGCCATCCGGCTTCGCCGGGCCCGCCGAGGTGCTGGTGCCGGGCGGCCCCTTCACCATGGGCACCTCCACCGAGCCCTGGGCGCTGGACAACGAGCGCCCGGCGCACCGCAGGCTGGTGCCGCCGTTCTTCATCGACACGGTGCCGGTCACCAACGGCGCCTACCAGCTCTTCATATCCGACGGCGGGTACGAGGAGCAGCGCTGGTGGACGCCGGAGGGGTGGGCGTACATCCGCGAGCACGGCGTCACCGCACCGCTGTTCTGGCGGCAGGAGGGCGGCATGTGGCTGCGGCGCCGGTTCGGTGTCACCGAGCCGGTGCCGCCGGACGAGCCGGTGCTGCACGTGAGCTGGTACGAGGCGGACGCGTACGCGCGCTGGGCGGGCCGCAGGCTGCCCAGCGAGACCGAGTGGGAGAAGGCCGCGCGGCACGACCCGGTCACCGGCCGCACGATGCGCTTCCCCTGGGGCGACGCCGACCCGCGGCCCGAGCACGCCAACCTGGGGCAGCGCCACCTGCGCCCGGCACCGGCCGGCAGCTACCCGGCCGGCGAGTCGCCGCTCGGGGTGCGCCAGCTCATCGGGGACGTCTGGGAGTGGACGTCGAGCGACTTCCTGCCGTACCCGGGCTTCGTCACCTTCCCCTACAAGGAGTACTCGGAGGTGTTCTTCGGCCCCGACTACAAGGTGCTGAGGGGCGGCTCGTTCGCGGTGGGCGAGGTGGCCTGCCGGGGCACGTTCCGCAACTGGGACTACCCGATACGGCGGCAGATCTTCTCCGGCTTCCGCACCGCACGGGACGCGACGCCCGCCGAGCGCTCCCAGGGGGCGCTCTGA
- the egtA gene encoding ergothioneine biosynthesis glutamate--cysteine ligase EgtA, which produces MPEANCTEDGPDILGADLDALVRGICFKTGPPRTVGVEVEWLLHEPGRPTAPITPARFEAARAAVKEPSLSSALTVEPGGQLELSSLPATSLMECVTAVSADLALVREALQALDLTLTGLGTDPWRPPTRLLREPRYDAMETYLDRAGPAGRGMMCSSASVQVCVDAGYEEPGPLGHGRRWRLAHLLGPVLVAAFANSPLIGGLPSGWRSTRQALWAGIEPGRSAAPGLDQEPRAAWARRALDAPVMCVRGDDGPWLVPEGLSFRAWARDGGPRPPTRADLDYHLSTLFPPVRPRGHLELRMIDAQPGDDGWIVPLAVTTALFDDAAAAETAYRAVKPLAERAGARPAPRNALWLAAARHALADRELHEAAVVCFAAALDALPRIGAGTAVLDAVGAYNERYVVRGRCPADELMDRYTQQGKDALS; this is translated from the coding sequence ATGCCCGAGGCGAACTGTACGGAGGACGGCCCCGATATCCTCGGGGCCGACCTGGACGCCCTGGTTCGCGGCATCTGTTTCAAGACGGGCCCGCCGCGGACGGTGGGCGTGGAGGTCGAATGGCTCCTGCACGAGCCCGGACGCCCCACCGCCCCGATCACGCCCGCCCGTTTCGAAGCGGCACGTGCCGCCGTCAAAGAACCGTCCCTGAGTTCGGCGCTGACCGTCGAACCCGGCGGCCAGCTTGAGCTGAGCTCGCTGCCCGCCACGTCCCTCATGGAGTGCGTCACCGCGGTCTCGGCCGACCTGGCGCTCGTACGCGAGGCACTCCAGGCTCTCGATCTCACCCTCACCGGTCTCGGTACCGACCCCTGGCGTCCCCCCACGCGGCTGCTGCGCGAGCCCCGGTACGACGCCATGGAGACGTATCTGGACCGCGCGGGTCCGGCGGGCCGGGGCATGATGTGCTCCTCGGCCTCCGTGCAGGTCTGCGTCGACGCCGGATACGAGGAACCGGGCCCGCTGGGCCACGGCCGGCGCTGGCGGCTCGCCCATCTGCTCGGCCCCGTGCTGGTCGCCGCGTTCGCCAACTCTCCCCTGATCGGCGGCCTGCCGAGCGGCTGGCGCTCCACCCGGCAGGCCCTGTGGGCCGGCATCGAACCGGGCAGGTCCGCCGCGCCGGGACTCGACCAGGAGCCCCGTGCGGCGTGGGCGAGACGGGCGCTGGACGCGCCCGTGATGTGCGTGCGCGGGGACGACGGGCCCTGGCTGGTGCCGGAGGGCCTGTCCTTCAGAGCGTGGGCGCGCGACGGAGGGCCCCGCCCGCCGACCCGGGCCGACCTCGACTACCACCTGTCCACCCTCTTCCCGCCGGTGCGGCCGCGCGGCCACCTCGAACTGCGCATGATCGACGCCCAGCCGGGCGACGACGGCTGGATCGTCCCGCTCGCCGTGACGACCGCGCTGTTCGACGACGCCGCGGCGGCGGAGACCGCCTACCGCGCCGTCAAGCCACTGGCGGAGCGTGCGGGGGCGAGACCCGCGCCGCGCAACGCGCTCTGGCTGGCGGCGGCGCGGCACGCCCTCGCCGACCGGGAGCTGCACGAGGCCGCCGTGGTCTGCTTCGCCGCGGCGCTGGACGCGCTCCCGAGGATCGGCGCCGGCACGGCCGTGCTGGACGCCGTGGGCGCCTACAACGAGCGCTATGTGGTCCGCGGGCGCTGCCCCGCGGACGAGCTGATGGACCGATACACCCAGCAGGGGAAGGACGCGCTGTCATGA
- a CDS encoding type II toxin-antitoxin system PemK/MazF family toxin — translation MTRVTERIDHPQTEDTPGRSGPTATTEARPDRVGRVRTEYAPEHDGDPDPGEIVWTWVPFEENDGRGKDRPVLVVAREAMGTLLAVQLSSKRHDGDREWVPIGSGPWDREGRDSWVDIDRVLRVHEKGMRREACALDRMRFNLVIHRLQLRYGWR, via the coding sequence GTGACCCGCGTGACTGAGCGCATCGATCACCCGCAGACCGAAGACACCCCGGGCCGCAGCGGGCCCACCGCCACCACCGAGGCCCGGCCGGACCGGGTCGGGCGGGTGCGGACCGAATATGCCCCGGAACATGACGGAGATCCCGATCCCGGCGAAATCGTCTGGACCTGGGTACCGTTCGAAGAGAACGACGGCCGGGGCAAGGACCGGCCGGTACTGGTCGTCGCCCGCGAGGCGATGGGCACCCTGCTCGCCGTCCAGCTGTCGAGCAAGCGGCACGACGGCGACCGGGAGTGGGTGCCGATCGGGAGCGGGCCGTGGGACCGGGAAGGCCGTGACTCATGGGTGGACATCGACCGGGTGCTGCGTGTGCACGAGAAGGGCATGCGGCGGGAGGCGTGCGCGCTGGACCGGATGCGGTTCAACCTGGTGATCCACCGGCTGCAGTTGCGCTACGGCTGGCGCTGA
- a CDS encoding LacI family DNA-binding transcriptional regulator: protein MVQIPKQHGPRPTGGQRPGVPAAAPLAEAAPAPALPRAPAPVVRPAPTSADVARLAGVSRATVSYVLNNTSTMRISEPTRRRVRAAAEELGYVPHAAARSLRAGHSRLVLMPSSNVPLSPFYGNFLSDLQAALGRLEYTVVQYGGLGRTGDAAARAWAELRPVAVLAPSGAGLGPGGVSVLKRSGARAVLTLGPERVDGAHALLTDHSLVGQCAAGHLLARGRRRIGVVVPAEPGLEVFSRPIAQGMRLAAEDTGAEIREVPLAHTEEAASGLARRWSALGLDAVFTYNDEYAMLLMRALQDEGVSVPGDTAVMGADDLMLCRLLRPRLSTVRIGLPSGRALAELVDRLVRTPGTRAEAHDLLAATAVQREST from the coding sequence ATGGTGCAGATACCGAAACAGCATGGACCGCGGCCGACCGGGGGACAGCGCCCCGGCGTGCCGGCCGCCGCTCCCTTAGCCGAGGCGGCCCCCGCCCCCGCCCTGCCCCGCGCCCCCGCACCGGTCGTCCGACCCGCTCCCACCAGCGCGGACGTCGCCCGGCTCGCGGGTGTCTCGCGGGCCACGGTCTCGTATGTGCTGAACAACACCAGCACCATGCGGATCAGCGAGCCCACCCGCCGGCGGGTCAGGGCGGCCGCCGAGGAACTGGGCTACGTGCCCCACGCCGCGGCCCGCAGCCTGCGCGCCGGGCACAGCCGCCTGGTGCTGATGCCCTCGTCCAACGTTCCGCTCAGCCCCTTCTACGGCAATTTCCTGAGCGATCTCCAGGCGGCACTGGGCCGTTTGGAGTACACCGTCGTCCAGTACGGGGGCCTCGGACGCACCGGGGACGCCGCGGCGCGCGCCTGGGCCGAGCTGCGTCCGGTGGCCGTGCTCGCGCCCTCCGGGGCCGGGCTCGGGCCGGGGGGTGTCTCGGTGCTCAAGCGCTCCGGCGCGCGGGCGGTGCTCACCCTCGGTCCCGAGCGGGTCGACGGCGCGCACGCCCTGCTCACCGACCACAGCCTGGTCGGGCAGTGCGCCGCCGGGCACCTGCTGGCCCGCGGCCGCAGGCGCATCGGGGTGGTGGTGCCCGCCGAGCCGGGCCTCGAGGTGTTCTCCCGGCCCATCGCGCAGGGCATGCGGCTCGCCGCCGAGGACACCGGGGCCGAGATCAGGGAGGTCCCGCTCGCCCATACCGAGGAGGCCGCGTCCGGTCTCGCGCGCCGCTGGAGCGCTCTCGGACTCGATGCCGTGTTCACCTACAACGACGAGTACGCGATGCTGCTGATGCGCGCCCTGCAGGACGAGGGTGTGTCGGTACCCGGCGACACCGCGGTGATGGGCGCCGACGACCTGATGCTCTGCCGGCTGCTGCGGCCCCGGTTGAGCACGGTACGGATCGGGCTGCCGTCCGGCCGGGCCCTTGCGGAGCTCGTCGACCGCCTGGTGCGCACGCCGGGCACGCGCGCCGAGGCGCATGACCTGCTGGCCGCCACGGCGGTGCAGCGGGAGTCCACCTGA
- the trxA gene encoding thioredoxin → MSSTVELTKDNFDQTVTDNNFVLIDFWASWCGPCKQFEPVYERAAESNPDLVFGKIDTEAQPELAQAFGIQSIPTLMIVRDQVAVFAQPGALPEAALEDVIGQARNLDMDEVRNSIAQAEAQGRQGAQPNGSGPAEGSGAAE, encoded by the coding sequence ATGAGCAGCACCGTCGAGCTCACCAAGGACAACTTTGACCAGACGGTCACGGACAACAACTTCGTCCTGATCGATTTCTGGGCGTCGTGGTGCGGACCGTGCAAGCAGTTCGAGCCCGTTTACGAGAGGGCCGCGGAATCCAACCCCGACCTGGTTTTCGGGAAGATCGACACGGAGGCCCAGCCCGAGCTTGCACAGGCGTTCGGTATCCAGTCGATCCCGACGCTGATGATCGTCCGCGACCAGGTCGCCGTCTTCGCCCAGCCCGGGGCGCTGCCGGAGGCCGCACTGGAGGATGTCATCGGCCAGGCCAGGAACCTGGACATGGACGAGGTCCGCAACTCGATCGCCCAGGCGGAGGCGCAGGGCCGGCAGGGCGCGCAGCCCAACGGCAGCGGGCCCGCCGAGGGCAGCGGCGCGGCCGAGTAA
- a CDS encoding NAD(P)/FAD-dependent oxidoreductase: protein MTDVIEFDVVVLGAGPVGENVADRARAAGLSTAVVEAELVGGDCSYYACVPSKAMLRPVIARAETRMVPGVRDAVQGPLDVAEVFAHRDYFTSNWKDDGQVDWLKGIGVELYRGQGRIAGPRRVTVTRADGKVTELAARQAVAVCTGSRAALPDLPGMAEARTWDNRNATSAHDVPGRLVIVGGGVVACEMATVWQALGSRVTVLVRGRGLLPRMEPFAGELVADALREAGAVVRTGTALASLARDDDGVRAELAGGGSVEADEILFAIGRVPRTDDIGLDTIGLEPGSWLDIDDTCLVKGTTWLYACGDVNHRALLTHQGKYQARIAGAAIAARAQGVPILETDPWGLHTATADHHAVPQVVFTHPEVGAVGLTLAEAEKRGLRVRAVDQDMASVEGAALYADGYRGRARMVVDLDRDVLVGVCFVGPGVAELLHSATIAVAGEVPVERLWHAVPSFPTVSEVWLRLLEEYRDS, encoded by the coding sequence ATGACGGACGTGATCGAGTTCGACGTGGTGGTGCTGGGCGCGGGCCCGGTGGGCGAGAACGTCGCGGACCGGGCCCGCGCCGCCGGCCTGAGCACGGCCGTGGTGGAGGCCGAACTGGTGGGAGGCGACTGCTCCTACTACGCCTGTGTACCCAGCAAGGCCATGCTCAGGCCGGTGATCGCGCGGGCGGAGACACGCATGGTGCCCGGCGTGCGGGACGCCGTGCAGGGGCCGCTGGACGTGGCCGAGGTCTTCGCCCACCGCGACTACTTCACGTCGAACTGGAAGGACGACGGCCAGGTCGACTGGCTGAAGGGCATCGGCGTCGAGCTGTACCGGGGCCAGGGCCGGATCGCCGGACCCCGCCGGGTCACCGTCACCCGCGCGGACGGCAAGGTGACGGAGCTGGCGGCGCGGCAGGCGGTGGCCGTGTGCACCGGCAGCCGCGCCGCGCTGCCCGACCTGCCCGGCATGGCCGAGGCGCGGACCTGGGACAACAGGAACGCCACCTCGGCCCATGATGTGCCGGGCCGGCTCGTCATCGTCGGCGGCGGCGTCGTCGCCTGCGAGATGGCGACGGTCTGGCAGGCGCTGGGCTCCCGGGTCACCGTGCTGGTACGCGGGCGGGGGCTGCTGCCGCGGATGGAACCGTTCGCCGGGGAGCTGGTCGCCGACGCCCTGCGCGAGGCGGGGGCCGTGGTGCGCACCGGCACCGCGCTGGCCTCCCTCGCCCGGGACGACGACGGCGTCAGGGCCGAGCTCGCGGGCGGCGGCAGCGTGGAGGCCGACGAGATCCTCTTCGCCATCGGGCGCGTCCCGCGCACCGACGACATCGGGCTCGACACCATCGGCCTCGAACCCGGCTCCTGGCTGGACATCGACGACACCTGCCTGGTGAAGGGCACCACCTGGCTGTATGCGTGCGGTGACGTCAACCACCGTGCGCTCCTCACCCACCAGGGCAAGTACCAGGCGCGCATCGCGGGCGCCGCCATCGCCGCGCGCGCCCAGGGCGTGCCCATCCTGGAGACCGACCCGTGGGGCCTGCACACGGCCACCGCCGATCATCATGCCGTGCCGCAGGTCGTCTTCACCCACCCGGAGGTCGGCGCCGTCGGCCTCACCCTCGCCGAGGCCGAGAAGCGGGGCCTGCGGGTGCGTGCGGTCGACCAGGACATGGCCTCGGTCGAGGGGGCGGCGCTCTACGCGGACGGCTACCGCGGTCGCGCCCGGATGGTCGTCGACCTCGATCGGGACGTGCTCGTGGGGGTCTGTTTCGTCGGCCCTGGCGTCGCCGAGCTCCTGCACTCGGCCACGATCGCCGTCGCCGGCGAGGTCCCCGTCGAGCGCCTCTGGCACGCCGTGCCGTCCTTCCCCACGGTGAGCGAGGTGTGGTTGCGGCTGCTGGAGGAGTACCGGGACAGTTGA
- a CDS encoding MFS transporter, giving the protein MTAPAAAPAAFRDARVLRWLAAYTCSVTGDVAYFMALSWAVARAAGPAQVGAVVAVGALPRAVLMLGGGVLADRWGPRRVLIGSDLVRAVVVLAVAALTAGAGPRLWPLCGLALVFGSVDAVFMPAVGALPVRLTSPDQLARVQGLRSLAVRLSNAVGPLLAGVALSTGGAAMAFTVSGTLFALSLAFLLALRIAPLAAAGAPGATGASVGAGGRAGAGEDGAASTAAVAEGEAREQAAGPRAPRPTAWADLRAGLRRLRSRPRLLMLVIVVALGDMCFSGPVATGLVLLTTGRGWPPAALGWILTAFSVGGAVTGLSLAVAPRVPGAGPVMAAALLVAAAAITAVGRAPTAAAAVVLGGALGAASGVASGLGNALVQRETEPAYQGRITAVTTLCTLGVSPLLLPVTGLVAAAWGPGALFAGFGAVCLTAAVLACTPVLRGIRLPGTGTETP; this is encoded by the coding sequence ATGACCGCGCCCGCCGCCGCCCCCGCGGCGTTCCGGGACGCCCGTGTGCTGCGCTGGCTGGCCGCCTACACCTGCTCCGTCACCGGTGATGTCGCGTACTTCATGGCGCTGTCGTGGGCCGTCGCCCGGGCGGCCGGGCCCGCGCAGGTCGGCGCCGTGGTCGCGGTGGGCGCCCTGCCGCGGGCGGTCCTCATGCTGGGCGGCGGGGTGCTCGCCGACCGGTGGGGGCCGCGCCGGGTACTGATCGGCAGCGACCTCGTCCGTGCCGTGGTGGTCCTGGCAGTCGCGGCCCTCACCGCGGGCGCGGGCCCGCGGTTGTGGCCCCTGTGCGGCCTCGCCCTGGTGTTCGGCTCGGTCGACGCCGTCTTCATGCCCGCGGTCGGCGCGCTGCCGGTCCGGCTGACCTCGCCGGACCAGCTGGCACGGGTGCAGGGACTGCGGAGCCTCGCGGTCCGGCTGAGCAACGCGGTGGGCCCGCTGCTCGCCGGGGTGGCGCTGTCCACGGGCGGGGCGGCCATGGCGTTCACGGTGTCCGGGACGCTGTTCGCCCTGTCCCTCGCCTTCCTGCTGGCGCTGCGGATCGCACCGCTCGCGGCGGCCGGTGCGCCGGGTGCGACCGGCGCCTCCGTCGGCGCCGGCGGCCGAGCGGGCGCCGGAGAGGACGGCGCGGCCTCCACCGCAGCAGTTGCGGAGGGCGAGGCCCGGGAGCAGGCGGCCGGACCTCGTGCACCCCGGCCCACGGCATGGGCCGATCTCCGGGCAGGGCTGCGGCGGTTGCGGAGCCGGCCGCGGCTGCTGATGCTGGTGATCGTGGTCGCGCTGGGCGACATGTGCTTCAGCGGCCCCGTCGCCACCGGCCTGGTCCTGCTGACCACAGGGCGCGGCTGGCCGCCCGCCGCACTCGGCTGGATCCTCACGGCCTTCAGCGTGGGCGGGGCCGTTACGGGCCTGAGCCTCGCGGTCGCGCCCCGGGTGCCGGGCGCCGGGCCGGTCATGGCCGCCGCGCTCCTGGTGGCCGCCGCCGCGATCACGGCCGTGGGCCGGGCACCGACGGCAGCGGCCGCCGTGGTGCTGGGCGGTGCGCTGGGCGCCGCCTCCGGGGTGGCGTCCGGCCTCGGCAACGCGCTGGTGCAGCGGGAGACCGAGCCCGCGTATCAGGGGCGGATCACCGCCGTCACGACCCTCTGCACGCTGGGTGTCAGCCCCCTGCTGCTGCCGGTGACCGGCCTGGTCGCGGCCGCGTGGGGCCCCGGCGCCCTCTTCGCCGGGTTCGGCGCGGTGTGCCTGACGGCTGCCGTGCTCGCCTGCACACCCGTCCTGAGGGGGATCCGCCTTCCGGGGACCGGAACGGAAACCCCGTGA